The genomic region CTGCCTCTGCTCTTATGTGGTTTTACTGGAAGAAATTTTTTCCTGATAAAAAATATTCAGTAGAGTTTATGCCATTTTATGAGATCATTGATAAAGTAGCTGAGGAAAAAGCAGACATGGGAGTCCTGATTCATGAAGGAAGATTTATATATTCTTTGAAAGGACTCCATTTAGTTGCCGATCTCGGAGAGTTCTGGAAGAAAGAGACATCCTTACCCATTCCTCTTGGTTGCATCATATCCAGAAGATCATTAAACATAAAAGAAATTCTTGAAAAAATCATTAAAGAAAGCATTGAATATGCTTATTCTCATTGGGAAGAAGCTCTTGAATTCGTAAAAAAATACTCTCAGGAAGTTGATGAAGATGTTATAAAACTTCATATTAAAGCCTATGTAAATGAGTTTACTTTTAACATGGGACAAAAAGGAATACAGGCAATAAGAGAATTAATAAAAAAAATACAGGAGAGCAGAATATGGTCATAGACGAGTTTACCAGAGAAGCAAGAATTGCTTACTTTTCAATGGAAATTGGAATAAAGCCAGAGATGCACACTTATAGCGGTGGACTTGGTATCTTGGCAGGCGATACTTTGAAATCAGCTGCTGACTTAAGAATTCCCATGATTGGCGTTACATTAATTCACAAAATGGGATATTTTAAACAGGAGTTAGATTTCTTTGGAAGGCAGATTGAGCATCCTGACCCATGGGAAATTGAAAAATATCTGACCAAACTTGATGTAGTGGTTACAGTAACAATAGAAAATAAGCCAGTTTATGTAACTGCATGGCTTTATGTTATAGAAAGCGGAACAGGGGGCAAAGTCCCTGTGCTTTTTCTTGATACAGATATTCCGGAAAATGAACCCGAGCATAGAACTCTCACTCATTATCTTTACGGAGGAGACTTAGAGTATCGCCTCAAACAGGAGATTGTTCTTGGCATAGGAGGAATAAGAATTCTTAATGAGCTTGGCTTTGAAATTAAAAAATATCACATGAATGAAGGTCATTCAAGCTTCCTTACACTGGAACTTCTTCAGAGATTTAAAAGACCCATTGAGGAAGTATGGTCTGATGAACTTGTATGGGATACTGAGAAGGTGAAAGATTTATGCGTTTTTACAACTCATACTCCGGTTGCTGCAGGGCATGATAGATTTCCCTATGAAGTTGTTCAAAGAATAATGGGTGAGATAGTTCCACTATGGCTTTTAAAAAAGCTTGCTGGAGATGGGATGCTAAATATGACTTTGCTTGGATTCAATCTAAGCGAGTTTATAAACGGAGTTTCCAAAAAACATGAAGAGGTCTCAGAGAAGATGTTTCCCGGTTATGAGATCCATGCAATAACTAATGGAGTCCACTCTTACACATGGGTATCAGAGCCATTTAAAAGACTTTATAATAAATACCTTCCAGGATGGGCAAATGAACCTGAAATATTTGTAAGAGCCTGGAGAATTCCAGAGGAAGAACTCTGGGATGCCCATATGCAGGCAAAAAAACATCTAATTGACTATGTAAATAGGCTCACAGGCGCAAATTTAAACTATGACACCTTTACAATAGGATTTGCAAGAAGAGCAACGCCGTATAAAAGAGCAGACTTATTGATTTCAGATCCTCATAGACTTGCAATGATTGCAGAGGGAAGAATTCAGATTATATATGCTGGCAAAGCTCATCCAAGAGATGAGGGTGGGAAAAAGCTTATTCAGAGAATTTTTGAAGTAAAAGAGAGAATAAAAGATAAAGTTAAAATAGTTTATCTGCCAAACTATGATATGGAAATGGCAATGAAACTTGTTGCAGGAGTTGATATATGGCTTAACAATCCTCAAAAGCCCTATGAAGCATCAGGAACATCGGGAATGAAAGCAGCACACAATGGTGTTCCCAATTTAAGTGTTCTTGACGGATGGTGGATTGAAGGATGGATTGAAGGTTATACTGGCTGGGCTATTGGCAGTCTTGAGGAAAGTTCAGACCCTAAAAGAGATGCAGAAGATTTATACTACAAACTTTCAAATGAAATTTTACCTTTATTTTACGAAAACAGACATATCTGGATAAAAATAATGAAGAACGCAATAGCTTTGAATGCTTATTATTTCAATACTCACAGAATGGTTAGATTTTATGTGACTGAAGCTTATATAAGGTAATACCAATTAAGAAGCCTTTGACCAAAAAACAGACATATCAATGCACCAAGGGAAAGAAAAGGTCCAAAGGGAATCTTTCTATTTCCTGTCTTTTTCAAGATTACAATACCAACTATCGAGCCTGCAAGGCTTCCAATAAAAATTGTAAGCAATGCTGATTTCCATCCAAGAAATGCTCCCACTGCAGCATTGAGTTTCACGTCTCCTCCACCCATCCCTCCTTTACTTATAATAGAGACGATTAAAAGACTTCCTCCCCCAACAAATACACCAAGAAGAGAATCTTTAATGCCCTGAGCTAAGTATGATGAGTTGTTGGGCAAAAAAGATAGGATAAAACCTAAAAAAATCAAAGGAATTGAAATCTGGTCAGGAATAATTTGAAAATCAAAGTCAATAAAGGAGATAACTATAAGGCTTGAGATAAAAATTAAAACAAAAGGCAAAAGCGGAAAAGCAAAATTTATATACGCTAAAACATAAAGAATGCCATTCAATAATTCAACAACTGGATATCTTAAAGAAATTTTTGCTCCACAGTATGCACATTTACCCTTGAGGAGAAAAAAACTTAAAACAGGAATATTATGCCACGGTTTAATTGAATTACCACAGGAAGGGCAGCATGATGCAGGTTTAATTATTGATAATTTTCTTGGTATTCTATAGATACACACATTAAGAAAAGAGCCTACAACGAGACCAACAATAAATATCAGAATTTCCACCTGCTGAGGTCCTCAAGCTCGCTTAATTTTTTCTTTTTATCCTCTATCTGAGCTTCAATTTCTCTTATCTGTCTCACTAAACTTGATATTTTTTCATTTTCTTTTAAATTAAAATCACTACCCCACAAATTATATACTTCTTTGCCGATAGAATTAAGAAAGGCATCTCTCTTTATTTTCAGTCTATTTATCTCGCTAATAAGTTTTAAAACATTAAGTTCAATCTTTACTCTTTCAGAAAAAACTTCTGCCCAGAACTTAAATGTTTTAACTCCCTGTAAAAAATCTCTTTTAATTATTTCAAGCATTTTTATCCAACCTGATCAAGATGCCTTATTTTAAACCTAACACCTAAGGAATTTGCAATCTCTTCACATTTTTTAATATCAACTTCTTTAACATCAACAACTGTTACCTGCACATCTGGAACAAATTCTTTAGCCTCTTTTATAAATTCAATGACAGCATCATAAGCATCAGGATTTGAAGGATTACATATTTTGTTATAAGTTTCTCTATCCTGTGCATTGAGGCTTATGGAAATTGAATCAATAAGTCCTGCAAGTTCTGGAAGAATTCTTCTTTCGTGAATTAAATTACCCTGTCCATTTGTATTTATTCTTACTCTGCCACCATGCTCTTTTATCCATTTTGCAACTTCTTTAATAAGAGAGAGTCTCAAAAATGGCTCACCGTATCCACAAAAAACGATTTCTTTATAATCCTTCGGGTCTCCTATCGCTTCAATTAGTTCATTTGCTGAAGGCTCTTTTTCAAGCCTTAGATTGTGTCCTTTTACATAGTCAGTATGAAATCTTACGCAAAATCTGCATACATTTGTGCACCTGTTTGTTATGTTTAGATAAAGAGTATCTCTGATTTTGTATGCGATTTCGCCTCTTGGAAGCTCTCCAATGTGAAAAAGTTTGTTCACATTTACAGTTGTTATTCTGTCAATGTCTTCAATAGTTACTCCTCTTAATTCTGACAGAGCCTTTGCTGTGTAAAATAAAAAAGCAGGTTCATTTCTTTTTCCACGCATTGGTTCAGGAGCAAGATAGGGTGCATCTGTCTCAATCATTAAGTAATCATCAGGAACAAACTGAGCAACCTCTTTAATCTTTTTTGCATTTTTAAATGTAACAACTCCAGAGATTGATATGTAAAATCCCATTTCAATGGTTTTTTTTGCCTGAGAAAGACTGCCACTGAAACAATGCATAACTGCTTTGCTAATGCCTACCTCTTTCAAAATTTTTACAGTATCATCAAAGGCTTCTCTTGAATGGATGATTACAGGTAGTCCAACATCCTTTGCAACTTCAAGCTGACGAGCAAATGCAGACATTTGAATCTCTTTTGGGGAATGCTCATAGTGATAATCAAGACCTATCTCTCCTATGGCAATAACCTTAGGATGTCTGCTCAGTTCAAAGATATTTTTTAAAATTTTGTCATCAAGCTCCTTTGCATCATGGGGATGAATTCCCACTGCTGCATAAACCATAGGATACTGCTCTGAAATTTTTACAGCCTCATTAAGGCTTTCCACATCAGAGGCAACAGTGATAATTGTATGAACACCTGCATCATAGGCACGACGGATTATATCCGGCAGTTGTTCTTTGAACATCTCAAGATGGCAGTGGCTGTCAATCATGCTCCGAACTTCTTCAACCTCAAAGTATTTGCAAGAACCAGAGGCATAATTGCCGTAGCTGGAATTATTCCAAGCTCACCTTTAAGACATTCTCTTTCTGTAAATGCGTTCACCAATCCTCCAAAAACATAGGGAGAGTTTATCAACAAAGGAACAGGATGCCAGCTATGAGCTTTAAGCAGACTTGGGGTGCTGTGATCCCCTGTAATAACCAGTGTATCAGGATTTAGTGAGATGATCTCAGGCAGAAAACTATCAAACTCTTCAATTTTCTTTACTTTACCCTCAAAGTTTCCGTCTTCACCGAAGGAATCAACTTTTTTAATGTGAACAAAAAGAAAGTCGTAATCTTTATAAACTTTTTTTAATAATTCCACCTCTTCCTTAATGTCACCTTCTACAGGGATTGTTTCCATTCCGAGAAGTCTTGTAATTCCGCGATACATGGGATATACTGCTATGGAGCATGCTTTAAGTCCGTATTTTTCTTCAAAAGTAGGAATATGAGGCAGAGCAGAAAAACCTCTCAACAAAACATAGTTTGCCCTTTCTTCATTTTTTAGGAATTCTTCTGCCTTTTCAATAAATTTCTTCGCAACCTCTGCCACTTTTCTTGATTCTTCATTTAAAGGCACTGGTTCTGCCGGTGGTTTTCCCTCCTTCTGTGGATCCGTATCCGTAACCACTGCTTCTTTTTCAGTTATATTTTCTGGAAAACGCAATACAAGACAAAATCTGTGTTCCTTGCCTGGTTTTAAAATAATCTTTACTCCATCAATTTCTTTTATCTGATTTGATAGTCTCTCAGTGAGTTCTACATTTTTCTCTGTGGGAATTCTCCCTGCTCTTCTATCGATAATTATGCCATTTTTAATAGTAGCGTAATTACATCTTAAGGCAACATCAGTTTTTTTAAGCTCTATACCAACTCCCAGTGCTTCAAGAACACCTCTTCCAATCTCATACTTAATGGGATCATATCCAAAAACTCCAAAATGCCCGGGTCCGCTTCCAGGCGTTATTCCATGAGCTACAGGAATGTGAAGCCCGCAGGCTGAGATTCTTGAAAGAGCATCAAGATTTGGTTTATTTGCTGCCTCAAGCTCTGTTTTTCCATTTACAGGAAGACCCCCAACTCCGTCAAGGATTATAAAAACTATTTTTGTGTTATTCCTTTGCACTAAAGATGATATATCCATAAAGCACCTCTTAAAATCAGGATAATTAATAATAACAAAAAAGAGTTTAAAAGGAAAACCTGATTGACAAGTTAAGCTTTTTTAAGGATAAAATAAAGCTTATGCAAATTATTGATTTTCATACTCATGCATTTCCCGATGAAATTGCAGAAAGAGCAATAAAAAAACTGGAAGAAAAAAGTCAGGTCAAAGCCTGTCTTAATGGAACTCTGGATGGGCTCCTTCGTTCAATGGATAAAAATGGGGTGACAAAATCTGTGCTATGTAACATTGCTACAAGACCAGAACAGTTTAACTCAATTTTCAAATGGAGTGATAAAATTCGCTCTGAAAGAATTATTCCTCTGCCCTCTGTTCATCCTGAAGATAAAGAGATTAAAGAGCATATTAAACTAATTAAAAAAGAGGGCTTTTATGGAATAAAAATGCATCCCTTTTATCAGGATTTTGCCATTGATGATGAAAGAGTTTATCCCATTTACGAAGCATTAATTGAAAACGATTTATTGATTGTAATGCACTGCGGTTATGACATAGCATTTCCTGAGTGGGATATTGCTTCTGCAGAAAGAATAATGAATGTGATAAACAGGTTTCCTGAACTGAAGTTTATTGCCACGCATCTTGGAGCATGGAAACAGTGGGACGACGTTGAAAGGTTAATGATTGGAAAGCCAGTCTACTTGGAGATATCCTTTGCCTTTGGATGGATGCCTGATGAAAAGATCAAGGAACTCATTATTAAGCATCCTTCAGATTATATTCTTTTTGGAACAGATTCTCCATGGGCAGATCAGGGCAAAGAAATAGAAAATCTTAAAAAACTTGGTCTTGCTCAGGAAATTTTAGAAAAAATCTTCCATCTTAATGCGGAAAATCTGCTCAGATGATTGTAAAACTCTCTAAGGCTTTTATTTCAGCTTTAAAAGAATTTTATAAAGATGAAGGAATTTTTCTGAGTTCTTCCCTTGCATTCTTTTCAATTCTTTCAATAATTCCTCTAACTATGTTTATTGTCAATGTTCTGGTTAACATATTGCAGGAGGAAAGAGTTGTAAGATTTGTATATTCAAAGTTAATCACATTTTTTCCTGCAATAGAATTGCACATGATTAAGGAGTTAAGAAAAATTTTAGCCTCAAAAGAAGTAAGCAGTGTTTCTCTTATTCTTTATGGTGTTTTCTCTTTACAGCTTTTCACAGCCATTGAGTTTTCTCTGAACAAAATTTTTAAAACTCCAAAGAAAAGACATTTCATAATGTCTCTTTTAATGTCTTTTTTTATAATTCTGCTTATAACAGTAACTGTGGCAGCTTCATTTGCCCTTACCTATCTTATAAAAGTTTTCCATCCTTTAGGGTTTTCTGAGTTGAACATAATGCTTGTTTTTTTCCTGAAATACATTCTTCCTTTTGTATTAATGTTTGTTATAGCTACATTGCTTTACAAAATTTTACCGAGCAAAAAAATCAAGCTTAGTTCAATTTTTACAGGAGCTGCGATCACGACAGTATTAATAGAGATTGCCAAACATGTTTTTTCATTTTATGTGGTAAAAATAGTTAAAATAAACACTCTTTATGGCTCTGTATCAACCTTTCTCGCTTTTGTCATGTGGCTGTTTTATGGATGGGCAGTTTTTCTTTATGGAGCAGAATTAATAAAAAATTTAGAAAAAAAATGAAAACAACTTTAACAATAGGAGCAACCGATCCTACATCTGGAGCAGGCATTCAGATGGATTTAAAGGTTTTTCATTCACTTGATATTTATGGATTGAGCATTATAACTGCTTTGACTGCACAGAGCACCTCAGAGTTTGTTTTAACCTACCCTGTTCCAGTAGAAGTAATAGAAGCTCAGTTTGAAACTCTTCTGAAGGACATAAAACCATATGGTGCAAAAACAGGCGTTCTTTATAGTAAAGAAACTATCCAGTGCGTTGTTGAAAAAATTAAAAAATTCAACATAAAAAATCTTGTAGTTGACCCTGTAATTGCCTCTACTCTGGGAGCTAAATTAATAGAGCCAGAGGCACTGAAGACTCTCAAAGAAGAGCTTATTCCTCTTTCAATGGCTGTTACAGCAAACATTCCAGAGGCAGAAGCACTCACAGAAATAAAGATTGAAAACATTGATGATGTTTTTAATGCTTTAAAAAAACTTTATAAAATGGGAACAGACATTGCAATAATTAAAGGAGGACATTTCAAAGAAAAGGCAGTTGATGTGCTTTATGACGGAAAAGATTTTTATAAAATAGGAGATGAAAAATACTCTGGTGAGTTTCATGGAACAGGATGTGCTTTTTCATCAGCTTTTCTTTCATTTTTGTGTCTTGGATATGAGCCAAAGGAGGCTTTTAATGCTGCGAAAAATTTTATTAAAAACGCAATTATAAATGCCCTGAAATTAGGCAAAAGCATGAGTTTATTAAAAATATAAAGGAGGAAACAATGGAAAATATTGTTCTTGAAACAAATCTTGAAGGTGTAAAATTTCTTCGCAGAGGAAAAGTGAGAGACATTTATGAGATTGATGATTATTTACTTATTGTAGCAACAGATAGAGTATCTGCTTTTGATGTGGTTCTTCCAACAGGAATTCCCGGTAAGGGAAAGGTTTTAACACAGATTTCTTTATTCTGGTTCAATAAGGTAAAAGATATTGTTGAAAATCATATTATTTCAGCTGATGTTTCCGAGTTTCCAGAGCCTCTTAAAAAATACAGAGGTGTTTTGGAGGGAAGAAGCATGCTTGTAAAAAAAGCTAAGCCTCTTGCTGTGGAATGCATTGTTCGGGGATATATAACTGGCTCAGGATGGAAGGATTACCAAAAAACAGGCATGGTTTGCGGAATTAAACTTCCTGAGGGACTTATTGAGTCCCAAAAACTTCCAGAGCCTCTTTACACACCGAGCACAAAGGCTGAAAAGGGACATGATATAAATATAAGTTTTGATGAAACCGTCAAGATTCTTGGTGAAGAAACAGCAAGAAAAATAAAAGAACTTTCTATAGCAATCTACAAAAGAGCATCAGAGATTGCTGAAAAAAAGGGAATTATAATTGCTGACACAAAAATGGAGTTTGGATTTTATGGTGATAGCCTTATACTTATTGATGAACTCTTAACCCCTGATTCATCAAGGTTCTGGTCAATTAAGGATTATGTTCCGGGAAAACCGCAGGACAGCTATGACAAGCAGATCGTAAGGGATTATCTTATCTCAATAAAATGGGATAAAAAACCACCGGCCCCAGAATTACCAGAGGAAATTGTAAAGAAAACTGCTGAAAGATATGAAGAGATATTCAGGATTCTAACTTCCTGAGGATCTTTCTTACAGTAGCAAGATTTTTTAAATCATCCTCAGGTGTTTTTTTAGGTGTCTCAAGAATTAAAGGCAGATTGGAGAGTTTTTCTATTCTTAAAAAACTTTCAAAGCCTTTTATACCGATGTGGCCTTTGCCAATGTGCTCGTGTCTGTCTATTCCTGAGCCTGCTGGAGCCTTTGAATCATTGAGATGAATTAATTTAATTAAATCAAAAGCGTCATATTGAGAAATTTCTTCAATAAATTTTGATATTCCCTCTTCTGTGGATATATCATACCCGGCAGCAAAGAGATGACAGGTATCAATACAGATGCCTCCAAGATTTTCATTTTCAATATTTTTAAATGTTTCAATTAAATCTGGAATGAGGGCTGTGATCTTACTTTTTGCAGTGTTTTCTATGAGAATTTTACATTTTTCAAGCTTTCCAATTTTGCTGAATCCCTCAAAGGTCTTTGCAAAAATTTCATCCTTTCCCATATCATTGTTGTCCTTTAAATGAATCACATAGTAATCTGCCTCAAGAGCATCTGCCA from Thermodesulfovibrio sp. 3907-1M harbors:
- the glgP gene encoding alpha-glucan family phosphorylase, whose protein sequence is MVIDEFTREARIAYFSMEIGIKPEMHTYSGGLGILAGDTLKSAADLRIPMIGVTLIHKMGYFKQELDFFGRQIEHPDPWEIEKYLTKLDVVVTVTIENKPVYVTAWLYVIESGTGGKVPVLFLDTDIPENEPEHRTLTHYLYGGDLEYRLKQEIVLGIGGIRILNELGFEIKKYHMNEGHSSFLTLELLQRFKRPIEEVWSDELVWDTEKVKDLCVFTTHTPVAAGHDRFPYEVVQRIMGEIVPLWLLKKLAGDGMLNMTLLGFNLSEFINGVSKKHEEVSEKMFPGYEIHAITNGVHSYTWVSEPFKRLYNKYLPGWANEPEIFVRAWRIPEEELWDAHMQAKKHLIDYVNRLTGANLNYDTFTIGFARRATPYKRADLLISDPHRLAMIAEGRIQIIYAGKAHPRDEGGKKLIQRIFEVKERIKDKVKIVYLPNYDMEMAMKLVAGVDIWLNNPQKPYEASGTSGMKAAHNGVPNLSVLDGWWIEGWIEGYTGWAIGSLEESSDPKRDAEDLYYKLSNEILPLFYENRHIWIKIMKNAIALNAYYFNTHRMVRFYVTEAYIR
- a CDS encoding 1,4-dihydroxy-6-naphthoate synthase, producing the protein MLKFGISPCPNDTFIFFGIVEKKVNTRGLNFDFVIEDVETLNSLCFKKTLDISKISTHAFYYLHKDYEFLSSGGALSEHGPVVITKDLEKLKRLSTVKIALPGRLTTASALMWFYWKKFFPDKKYSVEFMPFYEIIDKVAEEKADMGVLIHEGRFIYSLKGLHLVADLGEFWKKETSLPIPLGCIISRRSLNIKEILEKIIKESIEYAYSHWEEALEFVKKYSQEVDEDVIKLHIKAYVNEFTFNMGQKGIQAIRELIKKIQESRIWS
- a CDS encoding phosphoribosylaminoimidazolesuccinocarboxamide synthase gives rise to the protein MENIVLETNLEGVKFLRRGKVRDIYEIDDYLLIVATDRVSAFDVVLPTGIPGKGKVLTQISLFWFNKVKDIVENHIISADVSEFPEPLKKYRGVLEGRSMLVKKAKPLAVECIVRGYITGSGWKDYQKTGMVCGIKLPEGLIESQKLPEPLYTPSTKAEKGHDINISFDETVKILGEETARKIKELSIAIYKRASEIAEKKGIIIADTKMEFGFYGDSLILIDELLTPDSSRFWSIKDYVPGKPQDSYDKQIVRDYLISIKWDKKPPAPELPEEIVKKTAERYEEIFRILTS
- a CDS encoding YihY/virulence factor BrkB family protein, with product MIVKLSKAFISALKEFYKDEGIFLSSSLAFFSILSIIPLTMFIVNVLVNILQEERVVRFVYSKLITFFPAIELHMIKELRKILASKEVSSVSLILYGVFSLQLFTAIEFSLNKIFKTPKKRHFIMSLLMSFFIILLITVTVAASFALTYLIKVFHPLGFSELNIMLVFFLKYILPFVLMFVIATLLYKILPSKKIKLSSIFTGAAITTVLIEIAKHVFSFYVVKIVKINTLYGSVSTFLAFVMWLFYGWAVFLYGAELIKNLEKK
- the thiD gene encoding bifunctional hydroxymethylpyrimidine kinase/phosphomethylpyrimidine kinase; the protein is MKTTLTIGATDPTSGAGIQMDLKVFHSLDIYGLSIITALTAQSTSEFVLTYPVPVEVIEAQFETLLKDIKPYGAKTGVLYSKETIQCVVEKIKKFNIKNLVVDPVIASTLGAKLIEPEALKTLKEELIPLSMAVTANIPEAEALTEIKIENIDDVFNALKKLYKMGTDIAIIKGGHFKEKAVDVLYDGKDFYKIGDEKYSGEFHGTGCAFSSAFLSFLCLGYEPKEAFNAAKNFIKNAIINALKLGKSMSLLKI
- a CDS encoding prepilin peptidase; the protein is MEILIFIVGLVVGSFLNVCIYRIPRKLSIIKPASCCPSCGNSIKPWHNIPVLSFFLLKGKCAYCGAKISLRYPVVELLNGILYVLAYINFAFPLLPFVLIFISSLIVISFIDFDFQIIPDQISIPLIFLGFILSFLPNNSSYLAQGIKDSLLGVFVGGGSLLIVSIISKGGMGGGDVKLNAAVGAFLGWKSALLTIFIGSLAGSIVGIVILKKTGNRKIPFGPFLSLGALICLFFGQRLLNWYYLI
- a CDS encoding amidohydrolase family protein, with product MQIIDFHTHAFPDEIAERAIKKLEEKSQVKACLNGTLDGLLRSMDKNGVTKSVLCNIATRPEQFNSIFKWSDKIRSERIIPLPSVHPEDKEIKEHIKLIKKEGFYGIKMHPFYQDFAIDDERVYPIYEALIENDLLIVMHCGYDIAFPEWDIASAERIMNVINRFPELKFIATHLGAWKQWDDVERLMIGKPVYLEISFAFGWMPDEKIKELIIKHPSDYILFGTDSPWADQGKEIENLKKLGLAQEILEKIFHLNAENLLR
- a CDS encoding TatD family hydrolase, yielding MIDSHCHLEMFKEQLPDIIRRAYDAGVHTIITVASDVESLNEAVKISEQYPMVYAAVGIHPHDAKELDDKILKNIFELSRHPKVIAIGEIGLDYHYEHSPKEIQMSAFARQLEVAKDVGLPVIIHSREAFDDTVKILKEVGISKAVMHCFSGSLSQAKKTIEMGFYISISGVVTFKNAKKIKEVAQFVPDDYLMIETDAPYLAPEPMRGKRNEPAFLFYTAKALSELRGVTIEDIDRITTVNVNKLFHIGELPRGEIAYKIRDTLYLNITNRCTNVCRFCVRFHTDYVKGHNLRLEKEPSANELIEAIGDPKDYKEIVFCGYGEPFLRLSLIKEVAKWIKEHGGRVRINTNGQGNLIHERRILPELAGLIDSISISLNAQDRETYNKICNPSNPDAYDAVIEFIKEAKEFVPDVQVTVVDVKEVDIKKCEEIANSLGVRFKIRHLDQVG
- a CDS encoding deoxyribonuclease IV, with the protein product MRPLGVHTSIKDSLINSINEAIALKCTTFQIFLHSPRIWQIPEFSVEVINEFKRLRQLYSLNPLIVHASYLINLISSNPKTIASSRYLLKREVLMADALEADYYVIHLKDNNDMGKDEIFAKTFEGFSKIGKLEKCKILIENTAKSKITALIPDLIETFKNIENENLGGICIDTCHLFAAGYDISTEEGISKFIEEISQYDAFDLIKLIHLNDSKAPAGSGIDRHEHIGKGHIGIKGFESFLRIEKLSNLPLILETPKKTPEDDLKNLATVRKILRKLES
- a CDS encoding 2,3-bisphosphoglycerate-independent phosphoglycerate mutase; this translates as MDISSLVQRNNTKIVFIILDGVGGLPVNGKTELEAANKPNLDALSRISACGLHIPVAHGITPGSGPGHFGVFGYDPIKYEIGRGVLEALGVGIELKKTDVALRCNYATIKNGIIIDRRAGRIPTEKNVELTERLSNQIKEIDGVKIILKPGKEHRFCLVLRFPENITEKEAVVTDTDPQKEGKPPAEPVPLNEESRKVAEVAKKFIEKAEEFLKNEERANYVLLRGFSALPHIPTFEEKYGLKACSIAVYPMYRGITRLLGMETIPVEGDIKEEVELLKKVYKDYDFLFVHIKKVDSFGEDGNFEGKVKKIEEFDSFLPEIISLNPDTLVITGDHSTPSLLKAHSWHPVPLLINSPYVFGGLVNAFTERECLKGELGIIPATAIMPLVLANTLRLKKFGA